From a single Kitasatospora sp. NBC_00458 genomic region:
- a CDS encoding sensor histidine kinase, whose protein sequence is MTLFDFQRQAAQGLLAQKAGQPSNIVYYNLQEERRLSAESLARPGSVADQLKRQRQLTDEAVVKFQALSGETADSAPGEVRTAVAEARRALGRLAEQRSAVDRGAVDQQSVYAYYTDLIAVDLRLFTALSHVDNGEVTWISKTLVNAFWAKEMLAREDAILARGWPSGKLSTADYQLLQQAIGAQDHLFTVQVVPYVPADEQGLWQQLANSPGWQAKAAVEQALTRPAAADASGSIRLPQLQDQWRQALDQVNPQLVNALEARTDGVVEVGKGSIISLLTRVALTALIGLFAVLAVVFSSWRLTRSLRRRIKELQVQAQDLELTLPQVVERLAQGELVDVEAESRAITAGPHSHGTDELAQLGQALNMARTSALETSVQQAEQHRGFERLLQRIARRTQLLIGQQLRKLDELERKHEDPEILEGLFDLDHLTARLRRYEENLVILAGGQPQRKWRKPVPLLDVLRSAQGEVQDYRRIMLDVEGHPWLSERAVGPVAHVVAELMENAATFSKPPTPVDVRAAVVGRGLAIEIEDRGLGMDPDQYDAANELMISPPRMDVLARADDIRLGFYVVARLAASTGIRVEFRPSAFGGTRVVVLVPGELVIDGDPGLPDAAPVEPIPLARRQRGAHGKAVLASVTEMPGQPTAGPVVLVDAEEERGDAGAAFPVGDGTAADSGPVPGPDAAPGTGPADDDGFSEGRGYPGGPAFADDDIPPDTDWFTGNPRPEPAEAFALVEYVTPEAEAGQPVEHGSAGYPAAPGYDLPGYGTPGYDAAQGHGAPHGPQDHGDPVHGASEAAAASYDAPAYPDIAYATVTPAEAPYADEQYRPADHYRLAERREYTSAIPLSAPEGGQPPLPQRVRQASLAAELRVPPQPPAGPGGTGLPGLPGGTGRPGQDRPGDQAGQGDPAGPFQRPPRRSGATIGAFQRQSRAARGGPAPDGAAPEYPNPPAPPTPAGPTTPAPGPSPWALPAADPRTTRTEEQS, encoded by the coding sequence GTGACGCTCTTCGACTTCCAACGCCAGGCGGCCCAGGGACTGCTGGCGCAGAAGGCGGGACAACCGTCCAACATCGTCTACTACAACCTCCAGGAGGAGCGCCGGCTCAGTGCCGAGTCGCTCGCCCGGCCCGGCAGCGTCGCCGACCAGCTGAAGCGCCAGCGGCAGCTGACCGACGAGGCCGTCGTGAAGTTCCAGGCCCTCTCCGGCGAGACCGCCGACAGCGCGCCCGGCGAGGTGCGCACCGCGGTCGCCGAGGCCCGCCGCGCGCTCGGCCGGCTGGCCGAGCAGCGGAGCGCGGTCGACCGCGGTGCCGTCGACCAGCAGAGCGTCTACGCGTACTACACCGACCTGATCGCCGTCGACCTCCGGCTGTTCACCGCGCTCAGCCACGTCGACAACGGCGAGGTCACCTGGATCTCCAAGACCCTGGTCAACGCCTTCTGGGCCAAGGAGATGCTGGCCCGCGAGGATGCCATCCTGGCCCGCGGCTGGCCCTCCGGGAAGCTCAGCACCGCCGACTACCAGCTGCTCCAGCAGGCCATCGGCGCCCAGGACCACCTGTTCACCGTGCAGGTCGTCCCGTACGTGCCGGCCGACGAGCAGGGCCTCTGGCAGCAGCTCGCCAACAGCCCCGGCTGGCAGGCCAAGGCCGCCGTCGAGCAGGCCCTCACCCGGCCGGCCGCCGCCGACGCCAGCGGCAGCATCCGGCTGCCGCAGCTCCAGGACCAGTGGCGGCAGGCCCTCGACCAGGTCAACCCGCAGCTGGTGAACGCCCTGGAGGCGCGCACCGACGGCGTGGTGGAGGTCGGGAAGGGCTCGATCATCTCGCTGCTCACCCGCGTCGCGCTGACCGCCCTGATCGGCCTGTTCGCGGTCCTCGCGGTGGTCTTCTCCAGCTGGCGGCTGACCCGCTCGCTGCGCCGCCGGATCAAGGAGCTCCAGGTCCAGGCCCAGGACCTGGAGCTGACCCTGCCCCAGGTCGTGGAACGGCTGGCGCAGGGCGAGCTGGTGGACGTCGAGGCGGAGAGCCGGGCCATCACGGCCGGACCGCACTCCCACGGCACCGACGAGCTGGCGCAGCTCGGCCAGGCGCTCAACATGGCCCGCACCTCCGCGCTGGAGACCTCCGTCCAGCAGGCCGAGCAGCACCGCGGGTTCGAGCGGCTGCTCCAGCGGATCGCCCGCCGCACCCAGCTGCTGATCGGCCAGCAGCTGCGCAAGCTCGACGAGCTGGAGCGCAAGCACGAGGACCCGGAGATCCTGGAGGGACTGTTCGACCTCGACCACCTCACCGCGCGCCTGCGCCGCTACGAGGAGAACCTGGTCATCCTGGCCGGCGGGCAGCCGCAGCGGAAGTGGCGCAAGCCCGTCCCGCTGCTGGACGTGCTCCGCTCCGCCCAGGGCGAGGTGCAGGACTACCGCCGGATCATGCTGGACGTCGAGGGCCACCCGTGGCTCTCCGAGCGGGCGGTCGGGCCGGTGGCCCACGTGGTCGCCGAGCTGATGGAGAACGCGGCGACCTTCTCGAAGCCGCCCACGCCGGTCGACGTGCGGGCAGCCGTCGTCGGGCGCGGCCTGGCCATCGAGATCGAGGACCGCGGGCTCGGCATGGACCCGGACCAGTACGACGCGGCCAACGAACTGATGATCAGCCCGCCCCGGATGGACGTGCTGGCCCGGGCCGACGACATCCGGCTCGGCTTCTACGTGGTCGCCCGGCTGGCGGCGAGCACCGGGATCAGGGTGGAGTTCCGGCCCTCGGCGTTCGGCGGCACCCGCGTGGTCGTGCTCGTCCCCGGCGAGCTCGTCATCGACGGGGACCCTGGCCTGCCGGACGCCGCCCCGGTCGAGCCGATCCCGCTCGCGCGGCGCCAGCGCGGCGCGCACGGGAAGGCGGTGCTCGCCTCGGTGACGGAGATGCCGGGCCAGCCGACCGCCGGTCCGGTGGTCCTGGTCGACGCCGAGGAGGAGCGCGGGGACGCCGGAGCGGCGTTCCCGGTCGGCGACGGCACGGCGGCCGACTCCGGCCCCGTCCCCGGCCCCGACGCCGCTCCCGGCACCGGCCCCGCCGACGACGACGGCTTCTCCGAGGGCCGCGGCTACCCCGGCGGTCCGGCGTTCGCCGACGACGACATCCCGCCGGACACCGACTGGTTCACCGGCAACCCCCGGCCGGAACCGGCCGAGGCGTTCGCGCTCGTCGAGTACGTGACGCCGGAGGCGGAGGCCGGGCAGCCGGTCGAGCACGGTTCGGCGGGCTACCCGGCGGCCCCGGGCTACGACCTGCCCGGGTACGGCACGCCCGGCTACGACGCCGCGCAGGGCCACGGAGCCCCCCACGGCCCCCAGGACCACGGCGACCCCGTCCACGGCGCCTCCGAGGCCGCGGCCGCCTCGTACGACGCCCCCGCGTACCCGGACATCGCCTACGCGACCGTCACCCCCGCCGAGGCCCCGTACGCCGACGAGCAGTACCGGCCGGCCGACCACTACCGGCTCGCCGAGCGCCGCGAGTACACCTCGGCGATCCCGCTGAGCGCCCCGGAGGGCGGCCAGCCGCCGCTGCCGCAGCGCGTCCGGCAGGCCAGCCTGGCCGCCGAGCTGCGGGTCCCGCCGCAGCCCCCGGCCGGTCCCGGCGGCACCGGTCTGCCCGGCCTCCCCGGCGGCACCGGACGGCCCGGGCAGGACCGGCCGGGCGACCAGGCCGGGCAGGGCGACCCGGCGGGGCCGTTCCAGCGGCCGCCCCGCCGTTCGGGCGCGACCATCGGCGCCTTCCAGCGCCAGTCCCGCGCCGCGCGCGGCGGCCCGGCCCCGGACGGCGCCGCGCCCGAGTACCCGAACCCCCCGGCGCCCCCCACTCCCGCCGGCCCCACCACTCCCGCACCGGGCCCGTCCCCCTGGGCCCTCCCCGCCGCGGATCCCCGAACCACGAGGACGGAAGAGCAGTCATGA
- a CDS encoding YbaK/EbsC family protein: protein MTSPLPARSQAVADALAAAGLPGGIRVLPDSARTAAEAAAALGCEVGAIANSLVFVCDGAPLLVMTSGAHRVDTAHLARQLGTGPIERAGAAEVREATGQAIGGVAPVGHPAPLRTVVDTALAAHEVLWAAAGHPHTVVPMSYDELLKLTGGTPAEVAPE from the coding sequence ATGACGTCCCCCCTCCCCGCCCGCAGCCAGGCGGTCGCCGACGCCCTCGCGGCGGCCGGACTGCCCGGCGGGATCCGTGTCCTGCCCGACTCCGCCCGCACCGCCGCCGAGGCGGCCGCCGCCCTCGGCTGCGAGGTCGGCGCCATCGCCAACAGCCTGGTCTTCGTCTGCGACGGCGCGCCCCTGCTGGTCATGACCAGCGGCGCCCACCGCGTCGACACGGCGCACCTGGCCCGGCAGCTGGGCACCGGCCCGATCGAACGGGCCGGTGCGGCCGAGGTCCGCGAGGCCACCGGCCAGGCCATCGGCGGTGTCGCCCCCGTCGGACACCCGGCGCCGCTGCGCACCGTCGTCGACACCGCGCTCGCCGCCCACGAGGTGCTGTGGGCCGCGGCCGGCCATCCGCACACCGTCGTCCCGATGAGCTACGACGAGCTGCTGAAGCTGACCGGCGGCACCCCGGCCGAGGTCGCGCCCGAGTAG
- a CDS encoding RICIN domain-containing protein, which yields MAQHRSRAARRIGAVLGATVTVGALLTVGAPAASAADPMDGYSCEGGGYRILTPHTYGNDRMVLQVSMEREGHGSVIQAPWDGEAVQQWQLCSRPDPAHPGSRFYKLKDHARWWCLAVDSGYTGDGAWILTEECNWESREVFWSKPVPGTDLVALQAQNSHSWVTVQGGWWSAHAVQMQFQADLFTLQKVW from the coding sequence ATGGCACAGCACAGGAGCAGGGCCGCCCGCCGCATCGGCGCCGTCCTCGGCGCCACCGTCACCGTCGGCGCGCTGCTGACGGTCGGGGCTCCCGCCGCGTCAGCCGCGGACCCGATGGACGGCTACAGCTGCGAGGGCGGCGGGTACCGGATCCTCACCCCGCACACGTACGGCAACGACCGGATGGTGCTCCAGGTGTCGATGGAGCGGGAGGGGCACGGCTCGGTCATCCAGGCGCCGTGGGACGGCGAGGCCGTCCAGCAGTGGCAGCTCTGCAGCCGGCCCGACCCCGCCCACCCGGGCAGCAGGTTCTACAAGTTGAAGGACCACGCGCGCTGGTGGTGCCTGGCCGTCGACAGCGGCTACACCGGCGACGGCGCCTGGATCCTCACCGAGGAGTGCAACTGGGAGTCGCGGGAGGTGTTCTGGAGCAAGCCGGTGCCCGGCACCGACCTGGTCGCGCTCCAGGCGCAGAACAGCCACAGCTGGGTGACCGTCCAGGGCGGCTGGTGGTCGGCGCACGCCGTCCAGATGCAGTTCCAGGCCGACCTGTTCACCCTGCAGAAGGTCTGGTAG